From Psychrobium sp. MM17-31, the proteins below share one genomic window:
- the ispE gene encoding 4-(cytidine 5'-diphospho)-2-C-methyl-D-erythritol kinase, producing MFKPNQWPAPAKLNLFLHITGRLPNGYHSLQTNFQFLDYGDSLAFDTNSSNNVSVSPEVEGVTLEDNLIYRAAMMLKPYTKEPVGADITLTKILPMGAGLGGGSSDAATTLAALNHLWNINLPTDKLAELGLALGADVPIFVKGVAAFAEGVGEELTPISPPEPWYLVIWPGVSVCTKTIFNLPQLPRNTPKITLADLDKATLKNDCQEVTKNRHPEVASALDWLIQYAPAKMTGTGSCVFGEFSSRADATVALEKLPPNMHGFVAKGVNISPLISTLSARR from the coding sequence ATGTTCAAGCCCAATCAATGGCCGGCGCCAGCCAAATTAAACCTGTTTTTACACATCACTGGACGTTTACCTAACGGTTATCACAGCCTGCAAACTAACTTTCAGTTTTTAGATTATGGTGATTCACTAGCCTTTGACACCAATTCTTCAAATAACGTGTCGGTATCGCCTGAAGTTGAAGGAGTTACCTTAGAAGACAACCTAATTTATCGCGCCGCGATGATGCTAAAGCCCTATACAAAAGAGCCTGTTGGCGCAGATATTACGCTGACTAAAATACTGCCAATGGGTGCGGGGCTAGGCGGTGGCTCTTCCGATGCTGCCACTACCTTAGCTGCTTTGAATCACTTGTGGAACATCAACCTGCCAACAGACAAACTAGCTGAGCTAGGGCTAGCCCTTGGCGCGGATGTCCCTATTTTTGTCAAAGGGGTCGCCGCATTTGCCGAAGGGGTTGGTGAAGAGCTCACGCCAATCTCGCCACCTGAACCATGGTATCTTGTGATTTGGCCCGGTGTTAGTGTCTGCACAAAAACCATCTTCAACTTGCCACAACTGCCAAGAAATACGCCAAAAATAACCCTTGCAGACCTTGACAAAGCGACATTGAAAAACGACTGCCAAGAAGTGACAAAAAATAGGCATCCCGAGGTTGCTTCAGCACTAGACTGGTTGATACAATACGCGCCAGCAAAAATGACGGGTACCGGAAGCTGCGTTTTCGGAGAATTCTCTTCACGTGCTGACGCCACTGTAGCATTAGAAAAGTTACCTCCAAACATGCATGGCTTTGTTGCAAAAGGCGTAAATATCTCGCCACTTATTTCGACACTATCCGCTCGTCGTTAA
- the hemA gene encoding glutamyl-tRNA reductase, whose amino-acid sequence MSLVALGINHKTASVELREKIAFSPDQMVEALKQLRLISSDSEAVVVSTCNRTELYCHLTSPQQLVDWLSDFHQVDKGELEQSLYIHENVQAVNHLMRVACGLDSLVLGEPQILGQIKQAYSTAKTAGAIAITLDKLFQRTFSVAKRVRTDTSIGANAVSVAFAAVSLTKQIFGELDKTNVLLIGAGETIELVAKHLLDAGVTNITIANRTLARAQTMVDELGGEAITLAQIPDHLSQADVVISSTASTLPILGKGLVESAVSSRRHQPMLLVDIAVPRDIEAQVGDLDDVYLYTVDDLQGIVEQNMASRRAAADEAEVIASEEAQEFMAWTKSLHTVDHIKQYRQSSLASKDELLEKAIAKLAQGNDPEKTLIELANKLTNKLIHHPTRAMSNASLAGDIDSLNIISKALGLGDDN is encoded by the coding sequence ATGTCTTTAGTTGCCTTGGGTATCAATCACAAAACTGCCTCGGTTGAGTTGCGCGAAAAAATCGCCTTCTCGCCAGATCAGATGGTGGAAGCCCTAAAGCAATTACGCCTAATTAGTAGCGACAGTGAAGCGGTTGTTGTATCGACCTGTAATCGCACTGAGCTGTATTGTCACCTAACATCGCCGCAGCAATTAGTGGATTGGCTGAGTGATTTTCATCAAGTTGATAAAGGCGAGCTAGAGCAGAGTTTATATATTCACGAGAATGTGCAAGCGGTTAATCATCTAATGCGCGTCGCCTGTGGCCTAGATTCATTAGTGTTAGGCGAGCCGCAAATTCTTGGTCAGATCAAACAGGCCTATAGCACGGCGAAAACCGCTGGTGCTATTGCCATTACACTCGATAAATTATTTCAGCGCACCTTTTCGGTCGCTAAGCGTGTTCGCACCGACACAAGTATTGGTGCTAATGCCGTTTCAGTAGCTTTTGCGGCGGTGAGCTTAACTAAGCAAATTTTTGGTGAGCTGGATAAAACCAATGTGTTGCTGATTGGTGCTGGTGAAACTATTGAGTTGGTAGCTAAGCATTTGTTAGACGCTGGCGTCACTAATATCACCATCGCTAACAGAACGCTTGCCCGCGCGCAGACGATGGTGGATGAACTAGGCGGTGAAGCTATTACATTGGCACAAATTCCCGACCATTTATCGCAAGCTGATGTTGTGATTTCATCTACTGCCAGTACCTTGCCTATTTTAGGTAAAGGCTTAGTGGAAAGTGCAGTATCTAGCAGAAGACATCAACCTATGCTGTTAGTCGATATCGCCGTACCACGCGATATTGAAGCGCAGGTAGGGGATTTAGACGATGTGTATTTGTACACTGTTGATGACTTACAAGGCATTGTCGAGCAAAACATGGCATCACGCCGCGCAGCTGCTGATGAGGCCGAAGTTATTGCCAGTGAAGAAGCCCAAGAGTTTATGGCTTGGACCAAATCACTCCATACAGTCGACCATATTAAGCAATACCGTCAGAGTAGCTTGGCGTCTAAAGACGAACTGTTAGAAAAGGCAATTGCTAAGTTGGCGCAAGGTAATGATCCTGAGAAAACATTAATCGAGCTCGCCAATAAGCTCACCAATAAATTGATTCATCATCCAACTCGTGCCATGAGTAACGCGAGCCTTGCCGGTGATATCGATTCACTAAATATTATTTCCAAGGCACTAGGTCTTGGCGACGATAACTAA
- a CDS encoding FAD-dependent monooxygenase has product MQQYDIAIVGGGMVGGALACALSSSNLSIAVIEKAEPKPFFKEQPMDLRVSAISAASADLLKEVNAWNAILAMRSCPYRYLETWEGPNSNLLFDSQQMGHPQLGHIIENRLIQLALWQQMQTHSNIELLSDATISQITRVENGYQLNIGDDIVHCKLLVGADGANSMVRSAANIGVTSWDYAQHAMLINITTEQPQQDITWQQFYPSGPRALLPLSENHASLVWYDSPSRIKALSQLPLSQLKNEIVEHFPNRLGEFDVDNAGGFPLTRRHAQQYVKDHLCILGDAAHTINPLAGQGVNLGFKDVAALSSVICNAVSRGESWWDKRVLQEYESKRRPDNLLMQSAMDVFYLTFSNDSPPLKLLRNTALKAAQRSAWGKKQVMKYAMGL; this is encoded by the coding sequence ATGCAACAATATGATATCGCCATCGTTGGCGGTGGTATGGTCGGTGGTGCTTTAGCCTGTGCGCTATCGTCGAGTAATTTATCCATTGCGGTGATTGAAAAAGCGGAGCCGAAACCTTTTTTTAAAGAGCAACCGATGGACCTTCGTGTTTCAGCAATCAGTGCAGCCTCTGCGGATTTGCTTAAAGAGGTCAATGCGTGGAATGCAATCTTGGCGATGCGCAGTTGTCCTTATCGCTATCTTGAAACTTGGGAAGGACCAAACTCTAATTTGTTGTTCGATAGTCAGCAGATGGGGCATCCGCAATTAGGGCATATTATTGAAAATCGCCTGATCCAGTTAGCGTTGTGGCAACAGATGCAAACGCATAGCAATATCGAGTTGTTAAGTGACGCGACTATTAGTCAAATCACGCGAGTTGAAAATGGCTATCAGCTCAATATCGGCGATGATATTGTGCATTGTAAATTGCTCGTAGGTGCAGATGGTGCAAATTCGATGGTGCGCAGTGCGGCGAATATTGGTGTTACCTCGTGGGACTACGCCCAACACGCAATGTTGATTAATATTACAACAGAGCAACCTCAGCAAGATATAACTTGGCAGCAGTTTTATCCATCTGGCCCAAGGGCTTTACTGCCACTATCAGAAAATCATGCTTCATTAGTCTGGTATGACTCACCATCTCGAATTAAGGCGCTGTCTCAATTGCCGTTATCTCAACTAAAGAATGAGATAGTAGAGCATTTCCCGAATCGACTAGGTGAGTTTGATGTCGATAACGCTGGTGGTTTTCCACTAACGCGGCGACATGCTCAACAGTACGTTAAAGATCATCTGTGCATTCTTGGAGATGCGGCACACACGATTAATCCACTTGCAGGGCAGGGCGTTAATCTTGGATTTAAAGATGTTGCAGCGTTATCGAGTGTTATTTGTAATGCGGTTTCTCGTGGTGAGTCTTGGTGGGATAAGCGAGTACTGCAAGAGTATGAGTCCAAGCGCCGTCCTGATAACTTATTGATGCAATCGGCAATGGATGTATTTTATCTAACCTTTAGCAATGATTCACCGCCGTTAAAGCTATTGCGCAATACGGCATTAAAAGCTGCGCAGCGTTCTGCTTGGGGAAAAAAACAGGTGATGAAGTACGCCATGGGCTTGTAA
- the prfA gene encoding peptide chain release factor 1 gives MKPSVYAKLEGLQERHEEVEALLGDPETIANQDLFRALNQEYSKLGPVIEAFNNYKQAQEDFESAQEMLKDDDPDMREMAQEEFKEAKAAITEIEDELQILLLPTDPNDDRNAFLEIRAGAGGDEAAIFAGDLYRMYSRYIEAKGWRVEIINMNESEQGGFKEIVAKISGEGIYGRMKFESGGHRVQRVPETESQGRVHTSACTVVVMPEIPESEAISINPADLKVDTFRASGAGGQHVNKTDSAIRITHIPTGTVVECQDQRSQHKNRAQAMSVLASRLQQAEDEKRRLEEESTRRSLVASGDRSERIRTYNFPQGRVSDHRINLTLYRLAEFMQGELDLVVEPLLNEQQADLLAALSEENA, from the coding sequence ATGAAACCAAGTGTTTACGCTAAGCTCGAAGGGCTACAAGAGCGTCATGAAGAAGTAGAAGCGCTGCTTGGCGATCCAGAAACTATCGCCAACCAAGATTTATTCCGCGCCTTAAATCAAGAATATTCAAAATTAGGCCCGGTTATTGAAGCGTTCAATAACTACAAACAAGCACAAGAAGATTTTGAATCGGCGCAAGAGATGTTAAAGGACGATGATCCTGACATGCGTGAAATGGCGCAAGAAGAGTTTAAAGAAGCGAAAGCTGCTATCACTGAAATCGAAGACGAATTGCAAATCCTATTACTGCCAACCGATCCTAACGACGATCGCAATGCGTTTTTAGAGATCCGAGCGGGCGCTGGTGGTGATGAGGCGGCTATTTTTGCTGGTGATTTATACCGTATGTACAGCCGTTATATTGAAGCAAAAGGCTGGCGCGTAGAAATCATTAATATGAATGAGTCTGAGCAAGGTGGCTTTAAAGAGATCGTCGCTAAGATTTCTGGTGAAGGCATTTATGGTCGTATGAAATTCGAATCTGGTGGTCACCGTGTACAACGTGTTCCTGAAACAGAATCACAAGGCCGTGTTCATACTTCTGCTTGTACTGTAGTGGTTATGCCTGAAATTCCAGAAAGCGAAGCCATTTCAATTAACCCAGCAGACCTAAAAGTCGATACCTTCCGCGCATCTGGCGCTGGTGGTCAGCACGTTAATAAAACCGATTCAGCAATCCGTATTACGCATATTCCAACTGGGACTGTGGTTGAGTGTCAAGATCAGCGCTCGCAACACAAAAACCGTGCGCAAGCGATGTCTGTTCTAGCATCACGTCTGCAACAAGCGGAAGATGAAAAACGTCGTTTAGAAGAAGAATCAACACGTCGCTCGTTAGTGGCTAGTGGTGATCGCAGTGAGCGTATTCGTACTTACAACTTCCCACAAGGCCGCGTCAGTGATCACCGTATCAACCTAACGCTTTACCGTCTTGCTGAGTTTATGCAAGGTGAGTTAGACCTTGTTGTTGAGCCACTACTTAACGAACAACAAGCAGATCTGCTTGCTGCGTTATCGGAAGAAAACGCGTAA
- a CDS encoding 50S ribosomal protein L25/general stress protein Ctc, whose amino-acid sequence MSEAITLDAQIRTDLGKGASRRLRHANQTPAIIYGGDKAPVSITLAHNKLFKAQEAEHFYSQVLTINVDGTEEKVIVKAMQRHVHKPQVNHVDFLRVDATHELHTAIPVHFLNEDKCAAVKAGGTIAHHANEIEVACLPAALPEFIEVDVANLEAGQTLHLSDIALPAGVESVELRKGESHDQAVVSVTAAKGGAAEESAEEADAE is encoded by the coding sequence ATGTCTGAAGCAATTACACTTGACGCACAAATTCGTACAGATTTAGGGAAAGGTGCGAGCCGCCGCCTACGTCACGCGAACCAAACTCCAGCGATTATCTACGGTGGCGACAAAGCTCCTGTATCAATCACTTTAGCGCACAACAAACTATTTAAAGCTCAAGAAGCAGAACACTTCTACTCACAAGTTTTAACTATCAACGTTGATGGTACTGAAGAGAAAGTAATCGTTAAAGCTATGCAGCGTCACGTGCACAAGCCACAAGTTAACCACGTTGATTTCCTACGTGTTGACGCTACTCACGAGCTACACACTGCAATCCCAGTTCACTTCTTAAACGAAGACAAATGTGCTGCAGTTAAAGCTGGTGGTACTATCGCTCACCACGCAAATGAAATCGAAGTAGCTTGTTTACCAGCTGCTCTACCTGAGTTCATCGAAGTAGACGTAGCTAACCTAGAAGCTGGTCAAACTCTTCACCTATCTGACATCGCACTTCCAGCAGGTGTTGAATCAGTAGAACTTCGCAAAGGCGAAAGCCACGACCAAGCTGTAGTTTCTGTAACTGCTGCTAAAGGTGGTGCTGCTGAAGAATCAGCTGAAGAAGCTGACGCAGAATAA
- a CDS encoding GNAT family protein — protein MKITEQTVHTPPVLSSNGITLRLAASEDLPAIRAYRSDPENCRYIAPVESFADTQALVKKLAQPWRFTTGYWNGFVVCKEGCNKAIGEVVFRVEDWDNQRAEVGYRMAPESAGQGICTKAMAMLIQYIFDEFCFYKVVAKCDPRNIASYRVMEKLGMQREAHFKGHYRIGDEWTDQYDYGLLRSDF, from the coding sequence ATGAAAATAACCGAGCAAACCGTCCATACACCACCAGTACTCTCTAGCAATGGCATTACCTTGCGCTTAGCAGCAAGTGAAGATCTACCAGCTATTCGCGCTTATCGTAGCGACCCCGAAAATTGCCGCTACATTGCGCCCGTCGAGTCTTTTGCAGACACACAAGCGTTAGTCAAAAAGCTCGCTCAGCCATGGCGTTTTACAACCGGTTATTGGAATGGTTTTGTCGTGTGCAAGGAAGGCTGTAACAAAGCAATTGGTGAAGTTGTATTTCGCGTCGAAGATTGGGACAACCAACGCGCCGAAGTAGGCTACCGTATGGCACCAGAGAGCGCTGGGCAAGGAATATGTACCAAAGCCATGGCGATGTTGATCCAATATATTTTTGATGAATTTTGCTTTTACAAAGTCGTTGCTAAATGCGATCCGCGAAATATCGCTTCTTATCGCGTCATGGAAAAGCTGGGAATGCAACGAGAAGCCCATTTTAAAGGTCATTACCGCATTGGAGACGAGTGGACAGATCAATATGATTATGGCTTGTTGCGAAGTGATTTTTAG
- a CDS encoding YrbL family protein: MITLDDSQFFAKGGERKCFIHPEDTSKLIKIQYDNTLGRNQNTLDLHYYNHLKQRVSDFSGIANFHGQVETNLGGGLVFDIVRNYDGKLAQTFEDMVRNNFFSAQQEMSLLEELQQYLTKHLIVFGDVVLSNILCQEYAKNAFKLIIVDGLGARRFNFKLWLQNRSDAYAKIRINMQYEKLLLKYQQIKTQS, encoded by the coding sequence TTGATCACCTTAGACGATAGTCAATTCTTTGCCAAGGGCGGCGAGCGTAAATGCTTTATCCACCCTGAAGATACGTCAAAATTAATCAAAATTCAGTACGATAATACCCTAGGTCGTAATCAAAACACCTTAGATCTGCACTATTACAATCACCTTAAACAACGCGTCAGCGATTTTAGTGGTATTGCTAATTTTCATGGCCAGGTCGAGACTAATCTCGGCGGTGGCTTAGTATTTGATATTGTAAGAAATTACGATGGGAAGCTAGCCCAAACCTTTGAAGACATGGTGCGTAATAACTTTTTCAGTGCACAGCAAGAAATGAGCTTATTAGAAGAGCTGCAACAGTATCTCACCAAACACTTAATCGTATTTGGCGATGTTGTTCTCTCGAATATCTTGTGCCAAGAATATGCGAAAAATGCCTTTAAACTGATTATTGTCGATGGCTTAGGTGCTCGCAGATTTAACTTCAAACTTTGGCTGCAAAATCGCTCTGATGCCTATGCAAAGATTCGTATTAACATGCAATATGAAAAGTTATTACTGAAATATCAGCAAATTAAAACACAAAGCTAA
- the lolB gene encoding lipoprotein insertase outer membrane protein LolB yields MFKRLLLLFIAITMTGCASFNTPTDASASNQQQWQFNGKFAIKTPEEKNAAKMHWSQIDDSYEVNLYTLFGISLMNINGDEHQVTITTSDETYRGRNAQELIYRLTRWHIPVNDIPAWLTGKVNNATDVTLDDQGNFYRGTILGDDGRAWQLKLSNYKMVNGQRRPHQLLLKSQDSYFKLAISQWNIQR; encoded by the coding sequence GTGTTCAAACGATTACTATTATTATTCATTGCCATAACCATGACCGGATGTGCTTCTTTTAATACGCCTACAGACGCATCTGCTAGCAATCAGCAACAATGGCAATTCAATGGTAAGTTTGCCATCAAAACCCCAGAAGAAAAAAATGCCGCTAAGATGCATTGGTCGCAGATTGATGATAGCTACGAAGTGAATCTCTATACCTTATTTGGCATATCCTTAATGAACATTAACGGCGATGAACATCAAGTTACTATTACCACCAGCGATGAAACCTACCGTGGCCGCAACGCGCAAGAACTCATTTATCGACTCACCCGCTGGCATATTCCAGTTAATGATATTCCTGCTTGGTTAACAGGCAAGGTCAACAATGCCACCGATGTTACCCTTGATGATCAAGGCAACTTCTATCGCGGTACTATTCTTGGCGATGATGGACGAGCTTGGCAGTTAAAGCTCTCAAACTATAAAATGGTAAATGGTCAACGTCGGCCACATCAATTATTGTTAAAATCGCAAGATAGTTACTTTAAACTAGCCATCTCACAATGGAATATTCAGCGCTAA
- a CDS encoding ribose-phosphate pyrophosphokinase produces MPDIKLFAGNAIPELAQKIADRLYLKLGRATVGRFSDGEISVQINENVRGADVFILQSTCSPTNDNLMELLVMVDALRRASAGRITAVVPYFGYARQDRRVRSSRVPITAKVVADFLSSVGVDRVLTVDLHAEQIQGFFDVPVDNVFGTPVLLNDIQSRDFDDPVVVSPDIGGVVRARALAKLLDDTDLAIIDKRRPQANVAQVMHIIGDVEGRDCIIVDDMIDTGGTLCKAAEALKEHGARRIYAYATHAVFSGSAVTNVANSVIDEFIVTDSIPLTPEMKATGKVKVLSLDGMMAEALRRVSNEESISAMFQY; encoded by the coding sequence GTGCCTGATATTAAATTGTTTGCGGGAAATGCTATTCCTGAACTTGCTCAAAAGATTGCAGATCGCCTTTACCTTAAGCTAGGTCGCGCCACTGTTGGCCGCTTTAGCGATGGCGAAATCAGCGTTCAAATTAACGAAAATGTGCGCGGTGCAGATGTGTTCATTTTGCAATCTACTTGTTCACCAACCAATGACAACCTCATGGAGTTGCTGGTAATGGTCGATGCACTGCGTCGTGCATCTGCAGGCCGTATTACTGCTGTTGTTCCTTATTTTGGTTACGCTCGTCAAGACCGTCGTGTACGTTCTTCTCGAGTACCTATTACTGCAAAAGTTGTGGCAGATTTCTTATCTAGCGTTGGTGTAGACCGTGTTCTTACAGTTGATTTACACGCCGAGCAAATTCAAGGTTTCTTCGACGTTCCAGTAGACAACGTATTTGGCACACCTGTGCTATTAAATGACATTCAATCACGTGACTTCGACGATCCTGTTGTTGTATCTCCAGACATCGGCGGCGTAGTGCGCGCACGTGCATTAGCAAAACTATTAGACGATACAGATCTAGCAATCATCGACAAGCGTCGCCCTCAAGCGAATGTTGCCCAAGTAATGCACATCATCGGTGATGTTGAAGGTCGCGATTGTATTATCGTTGATGACATGATCGACACTGGCGGCACTTTATGTAAAGCCGCTGAAGCACTTAAAGAGCACGGTGCACGTCGCATCTACGCTTACGCTACTCACGCCGTATTCTCAGGCAGCGCGGTAACTAACGTGGCAAACAGCGTAATCGATGAGTTCATCGTCACTGACTCAATTCCACTTACACCAGAAATGAAAGCCACTGGTAAAGTGAAAGTACTATCGCTTGACGGCATGATGGCAGAAGCCCTACGTCGTGTGTCAAATGAAGAGTCAATTAGTGCGATGTTCCAGTATTAA
- the pth gene encoding aminoacyl-tRNA hydrolase, giving the protein MSDRIQLIVGLANPGPEYANTRHNAGAWYIEQLANWHNTSLKAEAKFFGHTGRINIDGNDVRLLIPTTFMNRSGKAVAAMAKFYQIPVENILVAHDELDLPPGVAKFKQGGGHGGHNGLRDIISAMGNKKDFHRLRIAIGHPGHKDKVTGYVLGKAPKAEQDIIDGAVDEAVRCTSLIFSNGFTGAKNRLHSYKG; this is encoded by the coding sequence TTGAGTGATCGAATTCAGCTAATTGTGGGCCTGGCTAATCCAGGCCCCGAATATGCCAACACCAGACACAATGCTGGTGCTTGGTATATCGAACAACTCGCCAACTGGCACAATACCTCACTAAAAGCAGAAGCTAAGTTTTTCGGACACACTGGCCGCATTAATATCGACGGCAATGACGTTCGTTTACTCATCCCTACAACCTTTATGAATCGCAGCGGTAAAGCAGTTGCAGCAATGGCCAAGTTCTACCAAATTCCGGTAGAGAACATTCTCGTGGCACACGATGAATTAGATTTGCCACCGGGCGTTGCCAAATTCAAACAAGGTGGTGGCCACGGCGGTCACAATGGCTTGAGAGATATCATTAGCGCGATGGGTAATAAAAAAGACTTCCATCGACTGCGTATCGCCATCGGCCATCCGGGGCATAAAGATAAAGTGACGGGATACGTGCTAGGTAAAGCCCCTAAGGCAGAGCAAGATATTATCGACGGCGCAGTAGATGAAGCCGTTCGTTGCACCAGCCTTATTTTTTCAAATGGCTTTACAGGCGCTAAAAACAGACTTCATAGCTACAAAGGCTAG
- the ychF gene encoding redox-regulated ATPase YchF: MGFKCGIVGLPNVGKSTLFNALTKAGIEAANFPFCTIEPNTGVVPVPDLRLNQLTEIVNPERTIATTMEFVDIAGLVAGASKGEGLGNKFLANIRETDAIGHVVRCFENENIVHVSGQVDPLSDIEVINTELMLADMDVCDKAMLRQAKKAKGGDKDAKFEISVLEKIKAHLDEGLMIRALELAKEEKAAITYLQFLTIKPTMYIANVNDDGFEDNPLLDKVHELADGENAVVVAVCAEMESEIAELDEEEAKEFMDDLGIEEPGLNRVIRSGYELLNLQTYFTAGVKEVRAWTVNVGATAPQAAGKIHTDFERGFIRAAVIGFDDYIEYNGESGAKDAGKLRVEGKDYIVKDGDVIHFRFNV, translated from the coding sequence ATGGGTTTCAAATGTGGTATCGTCGGATTACCAAACGTTGGTAAATCAACACTATTCAATGCCTTAACTAAAGCAGGCATCGAAGCAGCAAACTTCCCATTTTGTACAATCGAGCCAAACACAGGTGTGGTTCCTGTTCCAGATTTACGCTTAAACCAGTTAACGGAAATCGTTAACCCAGAACGCACTATTGCCACCACGATGGAATTCGTTGACATCGCCGGCCTAGTTGCAGGTGCATCGAAAGGTGAAGGTTTAGGTAACAAATTCCTAGCGAACATCCGTGAAACTGACGCTATCGGTCACGTGGTGCGTTGTTTCGAGAACGAAAACATTGTTCACGTTAGTGGCCAGGTTGACCCATTATCAGATATCGAAGTCATTAACACTGAGCTAATGCTTGCCGATATGGATGTGTGTGACAAAGCAATGTTACGTCAAGCGAAGAAAGCGAAAGGCGGTGACAAAGACGCTAAGTTCGAAATCAGCGTATTAGAAAAGATCAAAGCACACCTTGATGAAGGCTTGATGATCCGCGCGCTAGAGTTAGCGAAAGAAGAAAAAGCAGCGATTACTTACCTGCAATTCTTAACTATCAAACCAACTATGTACATCGCCAATGTTAACGATGACGGTTTCGAAGATAACCCACTACTAGATAAAGTACATGAGTTAGCCGATGGCGAAAATGCTGTTGTAGTTGCTGTATGTGCCGAAATGGAATCTGAAATCGCCGAGCTTGACGAAGAAGAGGCTAAAGAGTTCATGGATGATCTAGGTATTGAAGAGCCGGGTCTAAACCGTGTAATTCGCAGCGGTTATGAGCTACTTAACCTACAAACTTACTTCACTGCGGGTGTTAAAGAAGTTCGCGCATGGACAGTTAATGTTGGCGCAACTGCACCACAGGCCGCTGGTAAAATCCACACCGATTTCGAGCGTGGCTTTATCCGTGCTGCCGTTATTGGTTTTGATGATTACATCGAGTACAACGGTGAGTCTGGCGCTAAAGATGCCGGTAAACTTCGCGTTGAAGGTAAAGACTACATCGTTAAAGATGGTGACGTAATCCACTTCCGCTTTAACGTGTAA
- the prmC gene encoding peptide chain release factor N(5)-glutamine methyltransferase — protein MSQPTIEQLLNTSSAQLVHSDSALLDVQILLAHVLNVSRSYFYTWPDKFVEAQHLVQFNALFERRLSGEPIAYIVGEQEFWSLPFKVSPATLIPRPDTEVLVETVLNQVSENTAKGIDLGTGTGAIALSLAHEMPQWTMLGLDYSEDAVALAESNRQHLQLANAQIIQSDWLSKVDDSWLGQCDFIVSNPPYIDENDPHLSQGDVRFEPNSALVAANNGLQDYIDILTNVKPYLKTGGKVFFEHGFEQAKALQELFKAHGFSNIETVVDYGGNDRVTFGQVI, from the coding sequence GTGTCTCAGCCTACCATCGAGCAATTGCTCAATACGAGTAGCGCGCAGCTTGTCCATAGCGATAGCGCGTTACTCGATGTTCAAATCCTTCTCGCTCACGTTCTCAATGTTTCCCGCAGCTACTTTTATACTTGGCCGGATAAATTTGTTGAAGCACAGCACTTAGTGCAGTTTAACGCCTTATTTGAGCGCCGTTTGTCTGGCGAACCCATCGCCTATATTGTTGGTGAGCAAGAGTTTTGGTCATTGCCATTTAAGGTGAGTCCTGCAACCTTGATCCCGCGACCAGATACTGAAGTCTTAGTTGAAACTGTGCTAAACCAAGTATCTGAGAATACAGCAAAAGGGATCGACTTAGGCACAGGGACGGGGGCAATAGCACTAAGCCTAGCGCATGAGATGCCACAATGGACCATGCTGGGCCTTGATTACAGCGAAGATGCTGTAGCGCTGGCTGAGTCCAACCGCCAACATTTGCAATTAGCTAACGCGCAAATTATTCAGTCTGACTGGCTAAGTAAGGTTGATGATTCTTGGCTGGGACAGTGCGATTTTATTGTGTCGAATCCCCCTTATATCGATGAAAACGATCCGCATTTATCGCAAGGTGATGTAAGGTTTGAGCCAAATTCAGCATTGGTTGCTGCCAATAATGGCCTACAAGACTACATTGATATTTTGACCAATGTTAAGCCCTATTTAAAAACTGGCGGTAAAGTGTTTTTTGAGCATGGTTTCGAACAAGCTAAGGCGCTACAAGAGCTATTTAAAGCTCATGGCTTTAGCAACATAGAAACAGTTGTCGATTACGGCGGCAATGATCGCGTTACTTTCGGTCAGGTTATTTAG